From Curtobacterium sp. SGAir0471, the proteins below share one genomic window:
- a CDS encoding histidine phosphatase family protein: MTTLLTLVRHGETDWNAQRRIQGSTDIPLNDTGRSQAAATALLLGRRRFDAVVASPLSRAFETGAIIARHLGLPEPTTYPGLAERSYGEAEGLTDTEVARRYPDDVIPGRESRSALLERATETLAEIAVRFDAGSVVVATHGAVIRAVVNAAAPGTADRWTTPIRNGSVHSFRWDPERFRAELVRFDDPLDDVSEQTGDESFAEQNPLERR, encoded by the coding sequence GTGACGACGCTCCTCACCCTGGTCCGGCACGGCGAGACCGACTGGAACGCGCAGCGGCGCATCCAGGGCTCGACCGACATCCCCCTGAACGACACCGGGCGCTCGCAGGCCGCGGCCACCGCGCTGCTCCTCGGCCGCCGACGCTTCGACGCGGTCGTCGCCTCGCCGCTGTCCCGCGCGTTCGAGACCGGCGCGATCATCGCGCGCCACCTCGGGCTCCCGGAGCCGACGACGTACCCGGGACTCGCAGAGCGCTCGTACGGCGAGGCCGAGGGTCTCACCGACACCGAGGTGGCCCGCCGGTACCCCGACGACGTGATCCCCGGACGCGAGTCCCGCTCCGCGCTCCTGGAGCGCGCGACCGAGACCCTGGCCGAGATCGCCGTCCGCTTCGACGCCGGATCGGTCGTGGTCGCGACGCACGGCGCCGTCATCCGTGCCGTCGTGAACGCCGCCGCTCCCGGGACGGCGGACCGGTGGACGACACCGATCCGGAACGGGTCCGTGCACTCGTTCCGCTGGGACCCCGAGCGCTTCCGCGCCGAGCTCGTGCGCTTCGACGACCCGCTCGACGACGTCTCCGAGCAGACCGGCGACGAGTCCTTCGCGGAGCAGAACCCGCTCGAGCGCCGGTAG
- a CDS encoding ABC transporter ATP-binding protein: MPSVVRLSDVSVVRNGATILDGISWEVQDDERWVVLGANGAGKTTLLQVAGAQTFPTSGSVEVLGTELGGADLFELRPRIGFASTALARRIPVTEKVVDVVLTAAYSVTGRWNEEYEELDVRRAQRVLDEWGLGDFTDRTFGELSDGEQKRVQIARAVMTDPEVLFLDEPAASLDLGARESLVRTLGGYAQSSDSPAIVIVTHHVEEIPEGFTHALVLADGTVQAAGPIDEVLTAPTLSQAFGVELTVSKDAGRYTARAA, encoded by the coding sequence ATGCCCTCGGTCGTGCGCTTGTCAGACGTCTCCGTGGTCCGCAACGGGGCCACCATCCTCGACGGGATCTCGTGGGAGGTGCAGGACGACGAACGCTGGGTGGTGCTCGGTGCCAACGGCGCGGGCAAGACCACGCTGCTGCAGGTGGCGGGTGCCCAGACGTTCCCGACCTCGGGCAGCGTCGAGGTGCTCGGGACCGAGCTCGGCGGTGCGGACCTGTTCGAGCTGCGCCCGCGCATCGGCTTCGCGTCGACCGCCCTCGCCCGCCGGATCCCGGTGACCGAGAAGGTCGTCGACGTCGTGCTGACCGCCGCCTACTCGGTGACCGGGCGCTGGAACGAGGAGTACGAGGAGCTCGACGTCCGCCGTGCCCAGCGCGTGCTCGACGAGTGGGGCCTCGGGGACTTCACCGACCGCACCTTCGGCGAGCTGAGCGACGGCGAGCAGAAGCGCGTGCAGATCGCCCGTGCCGTCATGACCGACCCCGAGGTGCTGTTCCTCGACGAGCCGGCCGCCTCGCTCGACCTCGGTGCGCGCGAGAGCCTGGTGCGCACGCTCGGCGGCTACGCCCAGAGCAGCGACTCGCCGGCCATCGTGATCGTCACCCACCACGTCGAGGAGATCCCCGAGGGCTTCACGCACGCCCTGGTGCTCGCTGACGGCACCGTGCAGGCCGCCGGTCCGATCGACGAGGTCCTCACCGCCCCGACGCTCTCCCAGGCCTTCGGCGTCGAGCTGACGGTGTCGAAGGACGCCGGTCGGTACACGGCACGCGCAGCCTGA
- a CDS encoding glycosyltransferase family 4 protein, which translates to MRIGIDCRYVRIGRHDGISRFTAGIVAHLPDRHDHVLLVHDERQLASLPEGMPWERIPAPTDAGEPLVARAVNRLGLDAVFSPMQTMGSRGRQYALVLTLHDLIYYRNRTPPREFSWPIRIGWRLFHLSWAPQRLLLNGADGVVTVSETTAGLIEQHRLTKRPVTVAYNAADPAAPRDPAAGRSRTLVYMGSFMPYKNVATLAAALPLLGADWTLHCMSRVSDADRRRLEALAPTGSIVFHDGASDDEYLATLRSATALATASFDEGFGIPLVEAMGVGTPVVVSDVPIFREIGGDAAEYFDPSSPSAVAAAVRRLEARWDEAARASLERAARFRWQDSAEQVTRAVERAVADRQHR; encoded by the coding sequence CTGCGGATCGGCATCGACTGCCGCTACGTCCGGATCGGTCGGCACGACGGCATCAGCCGCTTCACGGCCGGCATCGTGGCGCACCTGCCCGATCGGCACGACCACGTGCTGCTCGTGCACGACGAACGGCAGCTCGCGTCCCTGCCCGAGGGCATGCCGTGGGAGCGGATCCCCGCACCGACCGACGCCGGCGAGCCGCTCGTCGCCAGGGCGGTGAACCGACTCGGACTCGACGCGGTGTTCTCGCCGATGCAGACCATGGGGTCCCGCGGACGCCAGTACGCGCTCGTGCTCACGCTGCACGACCTCATCTACTACCGGAACCGCACGCCCCCGCGGGAGTTCTCGTGGCCGATCCGCATCGGCTGGCGCCTCTTCCACCTGAGTTGGGCGCCGCAGCGTCTCCTGCTGAACGGTGCCGACGGCGTCGTGACCGTGTCGGAGACCACCGCCGGGTTGATCGAGCAGCACCGTCTGACGAAGCGGCCCGTCACCGTGGCGTACAACGCCGCCGACCCCGCCGCTCCGCGCGATCCAGCAGCGGGACGCTCTCGGACGCTCGTCTACATGGGCTCGTTCATGCCGTACAAGAACGTCGCGACGCTCGCGGCCGCGCTGCCCCTGCTCGGCGCCGACTGGACGCTGCACTGCATGTCCCGGGTGTCCGATGCCGATCGCCGACGGCTCGAGGCACTCGCGCCGACCGGGTCGATCGTGTTCCACGACGGCGCCTCGGACGACGAGTACCTGGCCACCCTGCGGAGCGCGACCGCCCTGGCGACGGCCTCGTTCGACGAGGGCTTCGGCATCCCCCTGGTCGAGGCGATGGGCGTGGGCACACCCGTCGTCGTCAGCGACGTCCCGATCTTCCGCGAGATCGGCGGAGACGCCGCGGAGTACTTCGATCCGTCCTCGCCGTCCGCGGTGGCCGCTGCGGTGCGTCGGCTCGAGGCCCGGTGGGACGAGGCAGCACGGGCATCGCTGGAACGTGCTGCCCGGTTCCGGTGGCAGGACTCCGCGGAGCAGGTGACGCGAGCGGTCGAGCGCGCCGTGGCGGACCGGCAGCACCGGTGA
- a CDS encoding type B 50S ribosomal protein L31, whose amino-acid sequence MKTDTHPEYNAIVFRDLASGETFLTRSTATSDKTIELDGATYPVIDVEISSASHPFYTGKQRILDSAGRVEKFNQRFKGFSK is encoded by the coding sequence ATGAAGACCGACACCCACCCCGAGTACAACGCCATCGTCTTCCGCGACCTGGCCTCCGGTGAGACGTTCCTGACGCGTTCGACCGCGACCAGCGACAAGACCATCGAGCTCGACGGTGCGACCTACCCGGTCATCGACGTCGAGATCTCGTCCGCGTCGCACCCGTTCTACACGGGCAAGCAGCGCATCCTCGACTCGGCCGGTCGCGTCGAGAAGTTCAACCAGCGCTTCAAGGGCTTCAGCAAGTAA
- a CDS encoding Sir2 family NAD-dependent protein deacetylase, translated as MDDVLTDPTTDELDRVVELLAGKRVAVLSGAGLSTDSGIPDYRGAGRVVRKPMTFQEFRSDPAKRQRYWAGSHLGWRTFAAARPNTGHGALAALEDAGIVTGVVTQNVDGLHLRAGSRRVVEIHGSMDRAVCLTCGQVFSRADLAAVLDRDNPWIDDPGTVQLQPDGDVEITDVERFRVPDCSVCGGVLKPDVVFFGEFVPAEKFREAVSIVADADALLVVGSSLTVNSGVRLVDHATRRKHPVVIVNRGATRSDRRAAAKLDAGTTETLEALAARLVPSDAAPVAPSSGAAPVAREASAPGRSGRIDA; from the coding sequence GTGGACGACGTGCTGACCGACCCGACGACGGACGAGCTCGACCGCGTCGTGGAGCTCCTGGCGGGCAAGCGTGTCGCCGTGCTCTCCGGCGCCGGGCTCAGCACCGACTCCGGCATCCCGGACTACCGCGGCGCGGGCCGCGTCGTGCGGAAGCCGATGACGTTCCAGGAGTTCCGCTCGGACCCCGCGAAGCGGCAGCGCTACTGGGCCGGGTCGCACCTCGGCTGGCGCACCTTCGCCGCCGCACGACCGAACACCGGCCACGGGGCGCTCGCCGCCCTCGAGGACGCGGGCATCGTCACCGGCGTCGTCACGCAGAACGTCGACGGCCTGCACCTCCGCGCCGGGTCGCGACGGGTCGTGGAGATCCACGGATCGATGGACCGCGCGGTGTGCCTGACCTGCGGACAGGTGTTCTCCCGCGCCGACCTCGCGGCCGTGCTCGACCGCGACAACCCGTGGATCGACGACCCCGGCACCGTGCAGCTCCAGCCGGACGGCGACGTCGAGATCACCGACGTCGAACGGTTCCGCGTGCCCGACTGCTCGGTGTGCGGCGGTGTGCTGAAGCCCGACGTGGTGTTCTTCGGCGAGTTCGTGCCCGCCGAGAAGTTCCGCGAGGCCGTCTCGATCGTCGCGGACGCCGACGCGCTGCTCGTCGTGGGCTCGTCGCTCACCGTGAACTCCGGCGTCCGGCTCGTCGACCACGCCACCAGGCGGAAGCACCCGGTCGTCATCGTGAACCGCGGCGCCACCCGCAGCGACCGTCGGGCCGCGGCGAAGCTCGACGCCGGCACGACGGAGACGCTCGAGGCGCTGGCCGCACGGCTGGTCCCGTCCGACGCCGCGCCGGTCGCTCCGTCGTCGGGCGCTGCGCCGGTCGCTCGAGAGGCGTCCGCTCCTGGTCGCTCTGGCAGGATCGACGCGTGA
- a CDS encoding TrmH family RNA methyltransferase, whose protein sequence is MHPVRIDSLDDPRLDDFARLTDVALRRVMEPEGGLYIAESNTVIERAVRAGHVPRSVIVQEKWLDSVLPLVAEHEGPVFVGPDALLEDLTGFRMHRGALAAMHRPQLPSVADVVRDAKVVVVLEDVVDHTNVGAVFRSVAGLGADAVLVSPRCADPLYRRSVRVSMGTVLQVPWTRIGEWPAAGEELRAQGFHLAAMALTDRSVDLDAFVADVPQRVALVMGTEGQGLTDAAIASADTTVRIPMAHGVDSLNVAAASAVGLWAVTHAQRAARPSA, encoded by the coding sequence GTGCACCCCGTCCGCATCGACTCCCTCGACGACCCCCGCCTCGACGACTTCGCCCGGCTCACCGACGTGGCGCTCCGCCGGGTCATGGAGCCGGAGGGTGGGCTCTACATCGCCGAGTCGAACACGGTGATCGAGCGCGCCGTCCGCGCGGGGCACGTCCCGCGGAGCGTCATCGTCCAGGAGAAGTGGCTCGACAGCGTGCTGCCGCTCGTGGCGGAGCACGAGGGCCCGGTGTTCGTCGGGCCGGACGCACTGCTCGAGGACCTGACCGGCTTCCGGATGCACCGTGGCGCCCTCGCCGCGATGCACCGCCCGCAGCTGCCGTCCGTCGCCGACGTCGTCCGGGACGCGAAGGTCGTCGTGGTGCTCGAGGACGTCGTCGACCACACGAACGTGGGCGCGGTGTTCCGGAGCGTCGCCGGGCTCGGAGCGGACGCGGTGCTCGTCAGCCCGCGGTGCGCCGACCCCCTCTACCGCCGCAGCGTCCGGGTGAGCATGGGCACGGTGCTCCAGGTGCCGTGGACCCGCATCGGCGAGTGGCCGGCCGCGGGCGAGGAGCTCCGCGCCCAGGGTTTCCACCTCGCCGCGATGGCCCTCACCGACCGCTCGGTCGACCTCGACGCGTTCGTCGCCGACGTCCCCCAGCGGGTCGCGCTCGTGATGGGCACGGAGGGGCAGGGCCTGACCGACGCCGCCATCGCGTCGGCCGACACGACGGTCCGCATCCCGATGGCGCACGGCGTCGACTCGCTCAACGTCGCCGCGGCGAGCGCCGTGGGCCTCTGGGCGGTCACGCACGCGCAGCGCGCCGCGCGACCGTCCGCCTGA
- a CDS encoding glucose-1-phosphate adenylyltransferase encodes MAPKKVFGIVLAGGEGKRLMPLTADRAKPAVPFGGNFRLIDFALSNLVNSGLQKIVVLTQYKSHSLDRHVAETWRMEGLLGSYVASVPAQQRLGKRWFAGSADAILQSLNLLRDERPDIVVVVGADHVYRMDFHQMIEAHIASGRSATVAAIRQPIALADQFGVIQVDQDDPTKIDAFLEKPKDAVGLADSPGEILASMGNYVFDADALVDAVLRDGQIETSNHDMGGDIVPDFVSRGDAGVYDLQRNDVPGSNERDRYYWRDVGTIDSFFDAHMDLIAPVPVFNLYNQDWPIFNQQTNLPPAKFVRDANGNTGSTVDSIVALGCLLSGAQVERSVIGPWCGIDSGAKVLDSIVFERASIGAGSIVNRAILDKDVVIAPGAQVGVDREADEARGFTVTDSGITVVGKGVRVEA; translated from the coding sequence ATGGCACCAAAGAAGGTATTCGGCATCGTCCTCGCCGGCGGCGAGGGCAAGCGGCTCATGCCGCTGACCGCCGACCGCGCGAAGCCCGCAGTCCCGTTCGGCGGCAACTTCCGCCTCATCGACTTCGCGCTCTCCAACCTGGTCAACTCCGGGTTGCAGAAGATCGTCGTCCTGACCCAGTACAAGTCGCACAGCCTCGACCGGCACGTGGCCGAGACCTGGCGCATGGAGGGACTCCTCGGGTCGTACGTCGCGTCGGTGCCGGCGCAGCAGCGACTCGGCAAGCGGTGGTTCGCCGGGTCCGCGGACGCGATCCTGCAGTCGCTCAACCTGCTCCGCGACGAGCGCCCGGACATCGTGGTGGTGGTCGGTGCCGACCACGTCTACCGCATGGACTTCCACCAGATGATCGAGGCCCACATCGCCTCCGGCCGCAGTGCCACGGTCGCGGCGATCCGGCAGCCGATCGCGCTCGCCGACCAGTTCGGCGTCATCCAGGTGGACCAGGACGACCCGACCAAGATCGACGCGTTCCTCGAGAAGCCGAAGGACGCTGTCGGCCTGGCCGACTCGCCCGGCGAGATCCTCGCGTCGATGGGCAACTACGTCTTCGACGCCGATGCCCTGGTGGACGCGGTGCTCCGTGACGGGCAGATCGAGACGAGCAACCACGACATGGGCGGCGACATCGTGCCGGACTTCGTGTCCCGCGGCGACGCCGGCGTGTACGACCTGCAGCGCAACGACGTCCCCGGCTCGAACGAACGCGACCGGTACTACTGGCGCGACGTGGGGACGATCGACTCGTTCTTCGACGCGCACATGGACCTCATCGCGCCGGTCCCGGTCTTCAACCTGTACAACCAGGACTGGCCGATCTTCAACCAGCAGACGAACCTGCCGCCGGCGAAGTTCGTGCGCGACGCGAACGGCAACACCGGCTCGACGGTCGACTCGATCGTGGCGCTCGGCTGCCTGCTCTCCGGCGCCCAGGTCGAGCGCAGCGTGATCGGCCCGTGGTGCGGGATCGACTCCGGCGCGAAGGTCCTCGACTCGATCGTGTTCGAACGTGCGTCCATCGGGGCCGGCTCCATCGTGAACCGCGCGATCCTCGACAAGGACGTGGTCATCGCGCCGGGCGCGCAGGTGGGCGTCGACCGCGAGGCGGACGAGGCCCGCGGCTTCACCGTCACGGATTCCGGCATCACGGTCGTCGGCAAGGGCGTGCGCGTCGAGGCGTGA
- the treS gene encoding maltose alpha-D-glucosyltransferase, translated as MTFTAPIQLPGLTLDPQWYKRSVFYECMIRSFVDSNGDGIGDIQGVIGKLDYLQWLGVDAIWLPPFFQSPMRDGGYDISDYKAILPEFGTLDDFRELVTKSHERNMRIVIDMVINHTSDQHEWFQQSREDPDGPYGDFYVWRDTDEHYENIRIIFVDTEESNWTFDPVRRQFFFHRFFSHQPDLNFENPAVVEAVYDVVRHWLDLGVDGLRLDAIPYLFESEEGNGEGEPETHEFIKKLRAMVDDEYPGRVLLAEANQWPRETAAFFGTDEEPECHMAFDFPVMPRIFYSLRAQHAAELKAILSETLDVPEKAAWGVFLRNHDELTLEMVSEEYRQAMYGWYGYDPRMRSNIGIRRRLAPLLDNSRAELELIHALLFSLPGSPFLYYGDEIGMGDNIWLPDRDSSRTPMQWTPDRNAGFSTADPGKLYLPVVQSLVYNYAQVNVEAQLAQSRSLLHWVRNVIHVRKAHPVFGMGSLHVQDTSNESVLAFVRSWEGSGQQFGPSAEDVLCVFSFATNPTSVTISAPEFADRPLYDLFGGGSFPSFDEEGTVTLTMGTQSFYWLHVGAPVGV; from the coding sequence TTGACCTTCACGGCCCCGATCCAGCTGCCCGGCCTGACCCTGGACCCGCAGTGGTACAAGCGCTCGGTCTTCTACGAGTGCATGATCCGCTCGTTCGTCGACTCGAACGGCGACGGCATCGGGGACATCCAGGGCGTCATCGGCAAGCTCGACTACCTGCAGTGGCTCGGCGTCGACGCGATCTGGCTGCCGCCGTTCTTCCAGTCGCCGATGCGCGACGGCGGGTACGACATCTCCGACTACAAGGCGATCCTGCCGGAGTTCGGGACCCTCGACGACTTCCGCGAACTCGTCACGAAGTCGCACGAGCGGAACATGCGCATCGTCATCGACATGGTGATCAACCACACGTCCGACCAGCACGAGTGGTTCCAGCAGTCCCGCGAGGACCCGGACGGCCCCTACGGCGACTTCTACGTCTGGCGCGACACCGACGAGCACTACGAGAACATCCGCATCATCTTCGTGGACACCGAGGAGTCGAACTGGACCTTCGACCCGGTCCGTCGGCAGTTCTTCTTCCACCGGTTCTTCTCGCACCAGCCCGACCTGAACTTCGAGAACCCGGCCGTCGTCGAGGCCGTCTACGACGTCGTCCGCCACTGGCTCGACCTGGGCGTCGACGGACTGCGGCTCGACGCGATCCCCTACCTGTTCGAGTCCGAGGAGGGCAACGGCGAGGGCGAGCCGGAGACGCACGAGTTCATCAAGAAGCTCCGCGCGATGGTCGACGACGAGTACCCCGGTCGGGTCCTGCTCGCCGAGGCGAACCAGTGGCCCCGCGAGACGGCGGCGTTCTTCGGCACCGACGAGGAGCCCGAGTGCCACATGGCGTTCGACTTCCCGGTGATGCCGCGCATCTTCTACTCGCTCCGCGCCCAGCACGCCGCCGAGCTCAAGGCGATCCTGTCCGAGACGCTCGACGTGCCCGAGAAGGCGGCGTGGGGCGTGTTCCTCCGCAACCACGACGAGCTGACGCTCGAGATGGTCAGCGAGGAGTACCGCCAGGCCATGTACGGCTGGTACGGCTACGACCCGCGGATGCGGTCGAACATCGGCATCCGCCGCCGCCTCGCACCCCTGCTCGACAACTCCCGCGCCGAGCTCGAGCTCATCCACGCGCTGCTCTTCTCGCTGCCCGGGTCGCCGTTCCTGTACTACGGCGACGAGATCGGCATGGGCGACAACATCTGGCTGCCGGACCGTGACTCCTCGCGCACGCCGATGCAGTGGACGCCGGACCGCAACGCGGGCTTCTCGACCGCCGACCCGGGCAAGCTCTACCTGCCCGTCGTGCAGTCGCTCGTGTACAACTACGCGCAGGTCAACGTCGAGGCGCAGCTCGCGCAGTCCCGCTCGCTGCTGCACTGGGTCCGCAACGTGATCCACGTCCGCAAGGCCCACCCGGTGTTCGGCATGGGTTCCCTGCACGTGCAGGACACCAGCAACGAATCCGTGCTCGCGTTCGTCCGCTCGTGGGAGGGCTCCGGACAGCAGTTCGGGCCGTCCGCCGAGGACGTCCTCTGCGTGTTCTCCTTCGCCACGAACCCGACGTCGGTGACGATCTCGGCACCGGAGTTCGCCGATCGGCCGCTCTACGACCTGTTCGGTGGCGGGTCGTTCCCGTCCTTCGACGAGGAGGGCACCGTGACGCTGACGATGGGCACGCAGTCGTTCTACTGGCTGCACGTGGGCGCGCCGGTCGGCGTCTAG
- the glgA gene encoding glycogen synthase has product MRVDLLTREYPPEVYGGAGVHVAELTAALRSGTDTDVRVRAFGAYRDEEGVWAYRTPEGLEHANGALQALGTDVRIAADVEGADLVHSHTWYANAAGRIAQLTHGVPHVVTAHSLEPLRPWKAEQLGGGYRLSSWMEREAFEQADGVIAVSKAMRADILRSYPSIDPAKVHVVYNGIDIDEWKPTVDEDAVRALGIDPSRRSVVFVGRITRQKGLPYLLRAVASLPSDVQIVLCAGAPDTPEIMAEVTGLVESLREERDGVVWIDRMLSHQEVVNVLSSGTVFVCPSIYEPLGIVNLEAMACGIPVVGTRTGGIPEVVADGLTGRIVPIDQAQDGTGTPNDPDRFVADLAATLDEVLADEGLAKLMGRAGRLRVESEFTWDAIAHRTRQVYDEVLARKP; this is encoded by the coding sequence GTGCGAGTCGATCTACTGACCAGGGAGTATCCGCCGGAGGTCTACGGCGGAGCGGGTGTCCACGTGGCCGAGCTCACGGCTGCGCTGCGGTCGGGGACGGACACGGACGTGCGCGTGCGTGCCTTCGGGGCGTACCGCGACGAGGAGGGCGTGTGGGCCTACCGCACGCCCGAGGGCCTCGAGCACGCGAACGGCGCGCTGCAGGCGCTCGGCACCGACGTCCGCATCGCCGCCGACGTCGAGGGCGCCGACCTGGTGCACTCCCACACCTGGTACGCCAACGCCGCCGGGCGCATCGCGCAGCTCACCCACGGCGTCCCGCACGTGGTCACCGCGCACAGCCTCGAGCCGCTGCGCCCCTGGAAGGCCGAGCAGCTCGGTGGCGGCTACCGCCTGTCGAGCTGGATGGAGCGCGAGGCGTTCGAGCAGGCCGACGGCGTGATCGCGGTCTCCAAGGCCATGCGCGCCGACATCCTGCGCTCGTACCCGTCGATCGACCCGGCGAAGGTGCACGTCGTCTACAACGGCATCGACATCGACGAGTGGAAGCCGACCGTCGACGAGGACGCCGTGCGCGCACTCGGCATCGATCCGTCGCGCCGCTCGGTGGTGTTCGTCGGCCGGATCACCCGGCAGAAGGGCCTGCCGTACCTGCTCCGCGCGGTCGCGTCGCTGCCGTCCGACGTGCAGATCGTCCTGTGCGCGGGCGCGCCGGACACCCCGGAGATCATGGCCGAGGTCACCGGGCTCGTCGAGTCCCTCCGAGAGGAGCGCGACGGCGTCGTGTGGATCGACCGCATGCTCTCCCACCAGGAGGTCGTCAACGTCCTGTCCTCGGGCACCGTCTTCGTGTGCCCGTCGATCTACGAGCCGCTCGGCATCGTGAACCTCGAGGCGATGGCGTGCGGGATCCCGGTGGTCGGGACGCGCACGGGCGGCATCCCGGAGGTCGTCGCCGACGGCCTGACCGGGCGCATCGTCCCGATCGACCAGGCGCAGGACGGCACGGGAACGCCGAACGACCCGGACCGCTTCGTCGCAGACCTCGCCGCCACGCTCGACGAGGTCCTGGCCGACGAGGGGCTCGCGAAGCTCATGGGACGCGCCGGACGCCTGCGCGTCGAGAGCGAGTTCACCTGGGACGCGATCGCGCACCGCACACGGCAGGTCTACGACGAGGTGCTCGCCCGGAAGCCGTAG
- a CDS encoding 3'-5' exonuclease, whose amino-acid sequence MQDLSGRPWWHALGVFDLETTGVDVETARIVTAHVGLIDMTGRSIVEGAWVADPGIAIPEGAAAVHGYTTERAQAEGRPAGEVVAEIVAAVEAVFARGIPLVIYNAPYDLTVLDREARRHGIASPVIGNVVDPLVIDKALDTYRKGKRTLEAASELYGVTLSDAHDAGADAIAAGRVAQAIAAKYPEELGVSAEELHRKQVGWCAEQATSFQDYMRKKRDPSFTADGRWPHRNGS is encoded by the coding sequence GTGCAGGACCTCAGCGGTCGCCCCTGGTGGCACGCCCTCGGCGTGTTCGACCTCGAGACGACCGGCGTCGACGTCGAGACCGCCCGCATCGTCACCGCCCACGTCGGCCTGATCGACATGACCGGTCGCTCCATCGTCGAGGGCGCCTGGGTGGCCGACCCGGGCATAGCCATCCCCGAGGGCGCGGCGGCCGTGCACGGCTACACCACCGAGCGCGCGCAGGCCGAGGGGCGTCCCGCCGGCGAGGTCGTCGCCGAGATCGTCGCCGCGGTCGAGGCCGTCTTCGCCCGCGGCATCCCGCTCGTGATCTACAACGCACCGTACGACCTGACGGTGCTCGATCGCGAGGCCCGTCGGCACGGCATCGCCTCCCCCGTGATCGGCAACGTCGTCGACCCGCTGGTGATCGACAAGGCGCTCGACACCTACCGGAAGGGCAAGCGCACGCTCGAGGCGGCGTCGGAGCTGTACGGCGTCACGCTGTCGGACGCGCACGACGCCGGCGCGGACGCCATCGCTGCCGGGCGTGTCGCGCAGGCGATCGCGGCGAAGTACCCGGAGGAGCTCGGAGTCTCAGCCGAGGAACTCCACCGCAAGCAGGTCGGTTGGTGCGCCGAGCAGGCGACCTCGTTCCAGGACTACATGCGGAAGAAGCGCGACCCGTCCTTCACCGCCGACGGACGCTGGCCGCACCGCAACGGTTCGTAG
- a CDS encoding alpha/beta fold hydrolase has protein sequence MQPPVISPYQSLVAATPVVHRALTVDGRTTHYWEYGPADATETVLAVHGFRGDHHGLETIAAHLLGKRVVVPDLPGFGISDPLPVSDIDSYVTWLTGFHRALGLDPDTVVLGHSFGSIVTAAAVAAGLETRLLVLVNPIAAPALQGPRAIGTGIAIGYYRAAALLPRALGLGLLRNGAIVRAMSLAMLKARDRDLRRWVHDQHDRYFSAFADRTSVLEAFRTSVTHDVSEYADRIDVPVLLVAAEHDDITAVPEQRALAERLRDAELVVVPGVGHLVHYETPGAAADAVLRRMAEPAPRRRAGRGHARGSKRSSAQPAPGSASGESAS, from the coding sequence ATGCAACCCCCCGTGATCTCCCCGTACCAGTCGCTCGTCGCCGCGACGCCCGTCGTGCACCGGGCCCTGACCGTCGACGGCCGCACCACGCACTACTGGGAGTACGGCCCCGCCGACGCGACCGAGACCGTCCTCGCCGTGCACGGCTTCCGTGGTGACCACCACGGCCTCGAGACGATCGCGGCGCACCTGCTCGGCAAGCGGGTGGTCGTCCCCGACCTGCCCGGGTTCGGGATCTCCGACCCGCTGCCGGTGTCCGACATCGACTCGTACGTCACCTGGCTCACCGGGTTCCACCGCGCGCTCGGCCTCGACCCCGACACGGTCGTGCTCGGACACTCGTTCGGGTCGATCGTGACGGCGGCCGCCGTCGCCGCCGGGCTCGAGACGCGGCTGCTCGTGCTCGTGAACCCGATCGCCGCGCCCGCGCTGCAGGGGCCGCGTGCGATCGGCACCGGCATCGCGATCGGGTACTACCGCGCCGCCGCCCTGCTGCCGCGCGCGCTCGGGCTCGGACTGCTCCGCAACGGGGCGATCGTCCGAGCGATGAGCCTGGCGATGCTGAAGGCCCGTGACCGCGACCTGCGGCGCTGGGTGCACGACCAGCACGACCGGTACTTCTCGGCGTTCGCGGACCGCACGAGCGTGCTCGAGGCGTTCCGGACCTCGGTCACGCACGACGTCTCGGAGTACGCGGACCGCATCGACGTCCCCGTCCTGCTCGTCGCGGCAGAGCACGACGACATCACGGCGGTGCCCGAGCAACGGGCGCTGGCAGAGCGGCTCCGCGACGCCGAGCTCGTCGTGGTGCCCGGGGTGGGGCACCTGGTGCACTACGAGACCCCCGGGGCGGCTGCGGACGCCGTCCTGCGTCGGATGGCGGAGCCTGCGCCACGGCGCCGCGCCGGACGGGGCCACGCGCGTGGGTCGAAGCGGTCGTCGGCGCAGCCGGCGCCCGGCTCGGCTTCGGGGGAGTCGGCGTCGTGA